In Pristis pectinata isolate sPriPec2 chromosome 23, sPriPec2.1.pri, whole genome shotgun sequence, the genomic stretch CTAGTTAAAGCAAAAGGCCACACAGGTACAAGATTTCAGTGACATCTTTCACCTAGTTGTAGATATTTCTCGAATATTTGCGATTTGGCAGATGCACTAAAGTCTGCAGCCTTGGCGGTAGCAAATTTATCAGCACTTGATGTTATTGGATATATTTTTGTGAATTagagtttattttctttctttatgtCAGCACTGTTTGCTTCTTAATGGTTTAACATTTACTGAATGCATTTTAAAAGGTGGTTTGCCTTCAGAATTGTGTTTGATTCCAGAAGTAGTGAACCACTTCATTTCAAATGCATAAACTACTCAGCTTGTGGGGGAGCAGTTGCTTCGGTTGGCAGGTTAATAAAACAAGaggcacctgtggaaaaagagttaacatttaaggtctccctccacagatgctgcctgaaccattgagtatttctagtagtttctgttttatttcagatttccagcatctgcaggttttgtttttgcttttcaaacacATTCTAAATGTTGCTTCCATCCAACAGGGCCAGTGAAGACGTGTGCATTCTCTGCTGATAGTACACTCTTTGCCAGTGGGTCCTCTGATTGCACTGTAAGGTTGTGGGACAAAGCAACAGCAAGGTGCCTGTACACTCTGCAAGGTACAAATCTGGGAACAAAAGAGACAGTAAGACCATTGTGCAGGTGGGCTGACTGGATGTCTTTGCTCAGATTATAAGAGGACAGGTCTCTACCGTAAGAAGAACCAGGACTTTGTTGTCTTTAAGAGGTTGCCATTGGAATGCCGAAAACTCAAAAGATTAAAACATTTCCATTTTCCAAATCTCAAAAGCCATGGTGGTGACCTCCAAACCCAGTTTATACAATCTCATACTAGATATTTGCCAGCCTCAAATAGTTATCAGGTTCAGATTTGCCTCTTCTCTCTGAGGCTCCAAGCTGTAAATCACGCCTTGCTTCACCCTTCCCCTCCTTAGTgtgttctccccactcccattgtaACATTGTACTGATGTACAGGTCCAATTATCCTTCCAATCCCACTGTCAGATGGTGAGGCACAGTGAGGTCTCTGTGGCAACTAGGCCTCAGTTAGCTGACCGCTGAGGCCCTTgaagtcatccagcacagaagcaggcctttggcCCTGCTCCGGGACTCCCTGCAAGCCTCTGAAGGGAGGCAAGGTGACAGGAGCCTTTCCTATTGTCAAGATCTGTGGGACTTTGCAAAAGCTTTTAAATATCACACAGACATTTCAAAACTATCTTAAAaatttgaataaataaaacaaactttaaaacaattaatatttaataaaatgctaataaataattaaatatatttaaataaactaaGTATTAAATAACTGAACCTACCTTTCAGTGTTGTGGGTCATTTCTAGTTACAACTGCACTCACAACCTGCTGTATAGCATATCTGCTCAGTATTCACTGCTAGGATCTTAGGACCTGTTTTGTATTTCTCATCTTCAAACATACACAACTTGCTCAAATTATGATCTCTACACGTACTGCTAACTAAATCAGACCCATTACTCATACATAGATCTGAAATTCCTTGTTGGTTCTAAGCCATAATGTTCCAGAAAGTTACCAAGAACACTCCCGGAAAAGATCCTGCCTTTCTAAACTGAACGTTCTGTCATCCACAACATGAAGCTCCACAATTTATTGTCAGAGTGATAGtgcatacagcatagaagcaagtCCTTCAttccaagtccacactgaccatcaaactccCATTTACACCAGTGCTATCCTcgatccattttattctcctctcccGAGAtcctaccactaacctacacattaggagcaatttacagtggccaattaacaaaccaacctgcacatctttggggtgtgagaggaactggagcacccagaagaaacccacgtggtcacagagagatcatgcaaactccacatggacagcactcgaggtcaggattgaacctagatagctggagctctaccagctgtgttgcCCAAAGTCTTTGAAAGAAAAATAGCCCCATAAAATCAAGCGGacgtctggagcaaaaaagcagCCACATGTTTAGGTGAAGCATAGTTTCTCAATCAGGCAAAACGGGAGCAGAAGGTTAAACAAGGGACAGAATATGTTACTATAGACCCTTGGTATAGCCTGAAGAAAACTCAGCTGAGTTCAAGAGACAGCAGGGAAGTGAGTCAGAGAAAGCAGCGACACATTTGGGTGTTTAACAGGTCTGAAGTGCAGAAGTTCCCAGGAAATATAATTCCATTTTCATGCCTCCATTAGTCAAGTATAAATGAGGAAAATAATTCTCTCTGAACAATTTTAACATCTCTAGGAAGTAAATGCACATTCTAGGAACCTTTTCTCAAGTCTCAGGCTTGCTGCTGTGAAGTTCAGCTCTAGATAAATCAAAAACTAAAAGGAACCACCTACCCCAACAACCCAAACttaataataattttaataatataAACCGATCAGGTTTTAGATGTTCCATATAACCTCAGGGATCAGTTTATTTTCCAAACCTGACCACAGAACACTGCTCCACTGACGATGTCTGAACATTACTCTCTGACCTGGCCCAATAAAATGCTCTGTCCTCATTTCATAGGACACACTAGGAGTGTGGAGACCGTCTGCTTTAGCAGGGATTCGAAGCTGCTTGCCTCTGGAAGCTGGGATTATACTGCTCTTCTGTGGGATACAAAGGTTAGCTCTGAGCCATCTCCCACACTGTGGTGGAAGGCTGCTATTGCACAGTGGAGTTCCAATCCTAGCCTCACTGGTTACCTATTCTCTGTACAACAATCAATCATCTTCATGGTGCCAATTAATTGCCTAAATCTCTTTTTTGACAGCCTGATTAAAATATACTCTTTAAAAAATGTGGAATTTGCTGTGAAGAGCTAAAATTGGTGGGGCCAGTCAATATTTTAGGCTCCACTCCAAATTTATTTGACTTTCAGTGCCTCTGTCTAGAACAAGAACACAAAGTTCTTATTGCATTAAATATCTTCCAGATTACCTCTGGTGAAATGGTATCCAGTTTATTACCTAGCAGCTAATTACTTGTGGATTAATCTGTGTTAGGTCTGAGGCACAAAGCAGTGGACAGTGATGAAAATATACACGGCCATTATTATGAATATAGCTTGTAAAAGTAACACATTTTGGGAAGGAATGGATTTGATTGGGTGACTCTTTCTGAATTGAAGCTGAATGGTGTTATCCATTGCCAATTACAGATGGAACCAAATATAGCTCTAACAGGTGAATGCAAATATCTGGTGTACTGCAACTGAGCTAAGATAAAATCATGGTGTTGGTGAATTTTGGCGATAAATTTTGAAATCCTTTAATTCACCCAGTGAAAATGTACATAGTTGGTTATTCTGAATGATAACTCATTATTAAAAATCCCATGGTGACGGCTTATTGAACATTCTCAGTGTGGGCTCTCAGCAGGTGCTCcaattgcctcccacatcccaaagatctgccgTTGGGTTAaatggctcctgtaaattacctgcGATGTAGGTGAGTAGCAAAAtgatcaaagaggagttgatgagcatgtgtgagagagaacgttgcaggggtacagggaaatgagggggatttggactgatgggattgctcccccgGGAGCaagcatggacccaatggaccaaatggcctccttctgtactgtaatatGTAATTAACACTGCATTTGGATATACTCCACCTACAGTGGGATGAAACTCTCTAGAATGAGTGTCTTTGCTTTGAACTCCCTATAAGATCCACCTCCACCTCACAGGCTTTCCTATAGGAGACAATGGCTTGAAATTGGATCAACTTCAGTGTAAGACAACAGTGTGAGAGCAAATTTCTGTACATTGAGGCACCTTGCAGCTGCTATGTACATTTATGGGCAGTCTTAATGTGCTTTTGTGACAAAATATATAAGGAACTTCTGTGGAGTTTAGTGCTCCCACAGCAGTTGATGGACAACTCCAAATCATCTAAAAAGATCTAGAGAGGACACAGAAAAGACTCACACAGattttgctgggactggagggctgatGGAGACACTGGATAGTCCGGGActtatttccctggagcgaaggaggctgaggggtgacctgatagaggtttgtaaaattacgaggggcatagacagggtaggtagcCTCGGTcctttttttcccagagtaggggagtctaaaactagagggggcctgaggggcaactttttcacacagagggtggtgagtagatggaacgggctgccaggggaagcaggttgaggcaggtacaattataatgtttaaaagacatttggacaggtacgtgaatgggaaggtttagagggatatgggggcaaATGCAAACAAATAGGGTTTGCATAGGTGGGCATCTTGGGCGGCATGGAGGAGACATATTtgttccaaagggcctgttttgtgctgtatgactctatgactcaatgaatgtctctgcactactatctttgcactatactgttgTTTTGCGCTTGTCACTGCATTtaagctaagataagatttctttattagtcacatgtacatcgaaacacacagtgaaatgcatcttttgcgtagagtgttctgggggcagcctgcaagtgtcgccacgcttccggcgccaaaatagcatgcccacaacttcctaacctgcatgtctttggaatgtgggaggaaaccggagcacccggaggaaacccacgcaaacacggggagaacgtacaaactccttacaggcagcagttggaattgaacacgggtcactggcactgtaaagcattacactaaacACTACACTaccgctgtatttattattaccacgtacactgtttactctgtgagcttcacatgagcaaggaatttcattgcagcctggtgtatatgacgataaactaatctgaatttgaCACATGATTTTCTTCACTTTTAACAGTTGGGACAAATCGTGAGGACGTTCACAGGGCATCAAAACGTCATCAAGTCCTGTGCCTTCTCATTCGGTGGAGAGCATATGGTAACCCAACATCTTCCACTATTACACTTCGCTGTGTCTGCAGCTCCCAgcatacatagagtcatagagcaccacagcacagaaacagaccctttggcccatctagtccatgccaacctgatcttctgccttgtcccatctacctgctccctccaaacccctcccatccatgcacctatccagacctctcttaaatgttacaattgaacctgcatccaccacttccactggcagctcattccacactcgcactgccctctgagtgaagaagtttcccctcagattcctcttatatatttcacctttcaccctaaacctatgacctctagttctagtctcacccaacttgaggggaaaatgcttggatgcattcaccctatctatgcccctcataattctgtatacctctataagatctcccctcatcctcctgcactccagggaataaagtcctaacctattcaacctttccctataactcaggtcctcaagtcctggcaacatccttgtaaattttctctactctttccagcttattgatcactctcctgtaggtaggtgaccagaactgcacacaatactccaaattcggcctcaccgaCATTTACAACTTACCTTTAGTAAGCATCTCTTAACTGAGAGGAAGCAAGAGAGCATTTCAAATATTGGTGAAAGATTAAACATCAATAATATTTAAGGAGGAGTGGATGCTGaacagtgatggtgtgggaggaacAGGGGTGCAGAAAGACCGTGTGAAACCTTGGTCAGGTGCGTTCCGACATGTGTAAAGATGGCGAGGGGATTAAAGGCGGTGGTGAAAATTAGCCAGAGTTCCTACTCTGCTTTTACACCTGGAATATGGGAGGGATTCCAAATATGAACGGAATTGTGCTGAGTGATCCCGCCCACCAGTCAAGAGGCCAATCAGCTTGTGTTACCCATGAAGAATGGGCTAGATATCGGAGGGTGCTCACGCTACAGGAACAACCCCCAGGGCTAAGAGTTAGCAGAAGGGAAAGCCAAGTACATTAGCGCAAGAAAATAATACAGTTCCATAGGTTGAAATGATATAAGTTAGTCTGAAAGTGGTAGGATTTTTTATGAAATTATTCATTTACATCAGAAGTAAATATGCCTGGGTGTTAAAACAGCCAGGTCCAGTTTCCAGTGCTGGTCTTGCATTAAGTAAGCTATTGTTCTCCTTGCACAGGCCACTGGCTCCTGGGATTATACGGTAATCGTGTGGGATGTACGACACACGAAACCTGGAAGATATTTGTCTGGTCACACAGGCAACGTGAGCTGTGTTGCATTTTCCAGCATTGGGATGTTGGTAGGTAAGCTGATCCTGAAATTTAATGGAAACTGAGGGGTATTTAAATGACCAGGAGCTCTTTCATTGACTCAGTGGCTCGTGGATGAGTGGATTAGGAGGGACTCTGTAGCCCAGGTCCACTTGACttcaaaaactgaaagaaaaagaattatgtttaaaatacatttggacaggttcatggataggaagggtttggagggatatgggccaaatgcaggtaaatgggtctagctctggaaggcaccttggtcagcatggacgagttgggagggcctgtttccatgctgtataactctaaacagaaaacgttgggaacactcagcaggtcaggcagcatctgtggggagagaaacagagttgacgtttTAAGTCAAAGgtcccatccttcttgtacaggttccTGCATCACGTGGTAGTGAGAGCAGAAGATAGTACAGTTGAATGCACTGGCTAACGAGCTGGTATAGGAAGGAGGGTTACAGATACCTGGATCACTGgggtctcttccagggcaggtggaacctgttcaagaaggacgggttgcacctaaactggcggggcgccaatatccttgcagggaggtgtGCTCGTgccactcaggagggtttaatCTAGTGTGGCAGGGTGTGGGAACCAGAGCTGTAGGAAATTTGGgtaaagaagtagcagatggagtttaatctggataagtgtgaggtgatgtgcttagagaggtcaaatgcaagagggaagtacacagtaaatagcaggacttTCAgtagcattgatgtactgagggatcttgaagGGCAAGTTCACAGCtctttgaaagtgacaacacaagtggatagggtggtgaagaaggcgtacagcatgcttgccttagttggtcagggcattgagtatagaagttgggaagtcatgttacagctgtataaaactttaggtGAGTGACATTTGGAGTATAAtaggcagttctggtcgccccattacaggaaggatgtggagctttggagagggtgcagaagaggttcaccaggatattgcctggataagagagtgttagctataaggagatgttggacaaacttacattgttttctctggagtgtcagaggtagAGGGACTGATAGAAGTTTTACTATGACAAGCATAGGTATGATTGATAGCCAGAGTtttgtttcccagggtggaaatgtcaaatactagaggacatagctttaaggtgagagggggaaaatttaagagatttgcggggcaagtgtttttacacagaaagtggtaggtggctggaaaACACTGCTaggggaggtagtagaggcagatacgatagcaacatttaagaggcatttagacagacacatgaacaggcagggagtggagggatatggaccacgtgcaggcagatgggagtagttcagattggcatcatggtcagcacagacatcgtgggccgaagggcctgttcgtgtgctgtattgttctatgttttatattctatgtaaGGCAAGCTGAGGAGGTGGGTCTCAGCTCCTCTGTGCCAGTGAATGTCGGTTCCGAAACCACCAGCTGGAAAGAACTAGTTGTATTATAATGGCCCAAAATGCTCTCTGTGGACAATCAAAGATATTCCACTGAATAAGACATTGGGC encodes the following:
- the LOC127582272 gene encoding WD repeat-containing protein 38-like; translation: MWMSPGAHFNNVSVKYFTHKAEVNHCALSGDDYLLITASDDCKVRVWNIKSGKCLVKAKGHTGPVKTCAFSADSTLFASGSSDCTVRLWDKATARCLYTLQGHTRSVETVCFSRDSKLLASGSWDYTALLWDTKLGQIVRTFTGHQNVIKSCAFSFGGEHMATGSWDYTVIVWDVRHTKPGRYLSGHTGNVSCVAFSSIGMLASGSWDKTVRVWDSRTGILIFLLEEHSGHLMALAFSLDAILLVTAAENGTEKLDVITSCQFSSFATLLTAGTSDYMVTITKAK